The proteins below come from a single Holdemania massiliensis genomic window:
- the rpsP gene encoding 30S ribosomal protein S16 yields the protein MAVKLRLKRMGAKKAPFYRIVAADSRFPRDGRSIETIGYYNPTTNPATVKIDADLAMKWLRNGAQPSDTVRNLLSGEGLMKRLHEEKNAK from the coding sequence ATGGCTGTTAAACTGCGTTTAAAGAGAATGGGTGCTAAGAAAGCTCCGTTTTACAGAATAGTTGCTGCGGATTCCCGCTTCCCAAGAGATGGACGTTCAATTGAAACGATCGGCTACTACAATCCGACAACGAATCCGGCTACGGTCAAGATCGATGCAGATCTGGCAATGAAGTGGCTGAGAAACGGCGCACAGCCTTCCGACACAGTTCGCAATCTGTTGTCCGGCGAAGGTCTGATGAAGCGTTTGCACGAAGAAAAAAACGCGAAGTAA
- a CDS encoding KH domain-containing protein: protein MAELDLEKVLLNLVKPMVEDPDSVSVKSLPSLNENEILLVVYAKSEDIARLIGRQGSMASALRQLMNVPARIENRRISVKFESY, encoded by the coding sequence ATGGCAGAACTCGATCTGGAGAAAGTCTTACTGAACCTGGTCAAACCGATGGTGGAAGACCCGGACAGTGTATCAGTGAAGTCGCTGCCAAGTCTTAACGAAAACGAGATCCTGTTAGTGGTCTATGCCAAGAGCGAGGATATCGCTCGTCTGATCGGCCGCCAGGGAAGCATGGCTTCTGCACTGCGGCAGTTGATGAACGTGCCGGCTCGGATCGAAAACCGCCGGATTTCGGTAAAATTTGAGTCTTATTAA
- the rimM gene encoding ribosome maturation factor RimM (Essential for efficient processing of 16S rRNA), which translates to MKKMIIGKIVNTFGIRGELKVVPDTDFIEERFAPGQTLTICMPQGDQIVTIASVKEHKGLLLVLLEGVTNINQVECYKGCELAIDQETLPPLEEGEYYFFQLKGLRAVDPQGHELGTVVRMEASAAQNLIRLKKPDGKEALIPYIDVFVKQVDLQAQTITLDLIEGLL; encoded by the coding sequence ATGAAAAAAATGATCATCGGCAAAATCGTGAATACCTTTGGCATTCGCGGAGAATTAAAAGTCGTTCCGGATACCGATTTTATTGAGGAACGCTTCGCGCCGGGACAGACGCTGACCATCTGTATGCCTCAGGGAGATCAGATCGTCACAATTGCATCAGTCAAGGAACACAAGGGACTGCTGCTGGTGCTGTTGGAAGGCGTGACCAATATCAATCAAGTGGAATGCTACAAAGGCTGTGAACTGGCCATCGATCAGGAAACCTTGCCGCCGCTCGAGGAGGGGGAATATTATTTCTTCCAGTTGAAAGGCCTGAGGGCAGTGGATCCGCAGGGGCATGAACTAGGAACAGTCGTACGCATGGAAGCCTCGGCGGCGCAGAATCTGATTCGGCTGAAAAAACCGGACGGCAAAGAAGCATTAATTCCCTACATTGACGTTTTCGTCAAGCAGGTAGATCTGCAGGCGCAGACCATCACGCTGGATCTGATTGAGGGACTGTTATGA
- the trmD gene encoding tRNA (guanosine(37)-N1)-methyltransferase TrmD: MRITILTLFPEMFEGFLTTSIIKKARLKGLAEIEAIDIRAFTEDKHNRVDEYPFGGGQGMIMKCQPVLDCLKSVRTPSSKVLLMAPTGQQFTQAKARELQKQEHLILLCGHYEGFDARIREYADEEISIGDYVLTGGELASMVITDAVTRLVPGVITEESHLDESFENGLLEYPQYTRPVDYDGHPVPEVLLSGHHENIRKFRLKESLRLTLQVRPDLLQHRAFTKEELKLLDEVREEEEAKALNQLESPEIKPDLE; the protein is encoded by the coding sequence ATGAGAATTACGATCCTGACGTTGTTTCCGGAAATGTTTGAAGGCTTTCTAACAACGTCGATCATTAAAAAGGCCCGGCTGAAAGGCCTGGCGGAAATCGAGGCGATCGACATCCGGGCGTTTACCGAGGATAAGCACAACCGCGTCGATGAATATCCTTTCGGCGGCGGTCAGGGAATGATTATGAAATGCCAGCCGGTGCTTGATTGTTTGAAAAGCGTCCGGACGCCAAGCAGCAAGGTGCTCTTGATGGCGCCGACCGGCCAGCAGTTCACTCAGGCCAAGGCCCGCGAGCTGCAGAAACAGGAACACCTGATTCTTTTATGCGGGCATTACGAAGGCTTTGACGCCCGAATCCGCGAATATGCAGATGAGGAAATCAGTATCGGCGATTATGTGCTGACCGGAGGGGAACTGGCCTCCATGGTGATCACCGATGCCGTGACCCGTTTGGTGCCGGGGGTGATCACCGAAGAAAGTCATCTTGATGAATCCTTTGAAAACGGACTGCTGGAATATCCGCAGTATACCCGGCCGGTGGACTATGACGGTCATCCGGTGCCGGAGGTTCTGCTTTCCGGCCATCATGAGAATATCCGCAAGTTCAGACTGAAGGAATCCCTGCGTCTGACGCTGCAGGTGCGGCCGGATTTGCTTCAGCACCGCGCGTTTACGAAAGAGGAACTGAAGCTTCTCGATGAAGTCCGTGAGGAAGAGGAAGCCAAGGCGCTGAATCAGCTTGAAAGTCCTGAAATCAAGCCGGATTTGGAATAA
- the rplS gene encoding 50S ribosomal protein L19 yields the protein MNLNLVNEITKDQLRTDIPEFRPGCTVRVDVKIKEGDKSRIQAFEGLVIAKKGSGIAETFTVRKMSSGVGVERTFPLHSPIIDKITVVRRGKVRRSKLFYLRGLSGKAARIKEIR from the coding sequence ATGAATCTGAATTTAGTCAACGAAATTACAAAAGATCAGCTCCGTACTGACATTCCGGAATTCCGTCCAGGATGCACAGTTCGGGTTGACGTCAAAATCAAAGAAGGCGACAAATCCCGTATCCAGGCTTTTGAAGGTCTGGTTATCGCGAAGAAAGGCAGCGGCATCGCTGAAACTTTCACCGTTCGTAAAATGTCCAGCGGCGTTGGCGTTGAGAGAACATTCCCGCTGCATTCGCCGATTATCGACAAGATCACAGTTGTCCGTCGAGGCAAAGTCAGAAGAAGCAAGCTGTTCTATCTGCGCGGTCTGTCCGGCAAAGCGGCTCGTATCAAAGAAATTCGCTAG
- the lepB gene encoding signal peptidase I: MDEIKKEPINWGQEIWEFVKMLLISIVVVFLCTRFLIRPVRVDGDSMYPTLHNNAIGFSNILTYRMQGLKRFDVAIIYVPEKKEHLVKRVIGLPGETVEYRQDQLLINGEIVEEDFFDADYKRSQSTNGIFTQDFGPVTLAEDEYFMLGDNRPYSSDSRWYGPFKKEQIKAKDVVVLFPFQQIGVH, translated from the coding sequence ATGGATGAGATTAAAAAAGAACCAATCAACTGGGGACAGGAGATCTGGGAATTTGTCAAAATGCTTTTGATCAGTATCGTGGTTGTTTTCCTGTGCACACGATTTCTGATTCGGCCGGTTCGGGTTGACGGGGATTCCATGTATCCGACGCTGCACAACAACGCCATCGGATTTTCGAATATTCTGACCTACCGGATGCAGGGGCTGAAGCGTTTTGACGTCGCGATCATTTATGTTCCGGAAAAGAAGGAACACCTGGTAAAACGGGTGATCGGGCTGCCGGGAGAAACCGTTGAATATCGCCAAGATCAGCTTTTAATCAACGGGGAAATTGTAGAAGAAGATTTTTTTGACGCGGACTACAAGCGCAGCCAGAGTACCAACGGCATCTTTACGCAGGATTTTGGTCCGGTAACGTTGGCGGAGGATGAGTATTTCATGCTTGGTGACAATCGGCCGTATTCCAGTGATTCCCGCTGGTACGGGCCATTTAAGAAAGAACAGATTAAGGCCAAAGATGTGGTCGTGCTGTTTCCGTTTCAACAGATAGGAGTGCATTGA
- the ylqF gene encoding ribosome biogenesis GTPase YlqF → MTIQWFPGHMTKAKREMQENLKLVDLVIELRDCRIPLSSKNPMLDDIIQTKPRLIVLSKKDKGEAEITQQWIEKLKDDTTLVIAADLLHDSFVPKLTQACKEVMKEKIERMIRRGIRPRAIRAMVVGVPNVGKSTMINRLAGKKIAQTADRPGVTRSLQWVKLNKDVELLDTPGVLWPKFEDPTVGFHLALTGAIRDEILPKEDVVVYALKWLSAHEPQKLQDRYALSEVAEDPYVLLAQIAASRRHLNKQGEADLTRTIDMVINEIRNDKLGPISWERPI, encoded by the coding sequence ATGACAATCCAGTGGTTTCCCGGTCATATGACCAAAGCCAAACGGGAAATGCAGGAGAATTTAAAGCTGGTCGATTTGGTGATCGAGCTGCGGGACTGCCGCATTCCTTTGTCTTCCAAAAATCCGATGCTGGATGACATCATTCAGACCAAACCCCGCTTGATCGTATTGTCGAAAAAGGATAAAGGCGAAGCCGAGATCACTCAGCAATGGATTGAAAAACTGAAAGATGATACAACACTGGTCATCGCCGCCGATTTGCTTCATGACTCTTTCGTGCCGAAGCTGACGCAGGCCTGCAAGGAAGTCATGAAGGAAAAAATTGAACGGATGATTCGCCGCGGCATCCGTCCGCGGGCGATTCGGGCGATGGTAGTCGGGGTGCCGAATGTCGGAAAATCGACGATGATCAACCGTCTGGCGGGCAAGAAGATCGCACAGACCGCGGATCGTCCGGGGGTTACCCGTTCGCTGCAGTGGGTCAAACTGAACAAAGACGTAGAGCTGCTCGATACACCGGGCGTGTTGTGGCCGAAATTTGAAGATCCGACCGTTGGGTTCCATCTTGCTTTGACAGGCGCGATCCGGGATGAAATTCTGCCCAAGGAAGACGTTGTGGTCTACGCGCTGAAATGGCTGAGCGCGCATGAGCCGCAGAAGCTGCAGGATCGTTATGCGCTGAGTGAAGTGGCGGAGGATCCATACGTTTTATTAGCGCAGATCGCTGCTTCCCGAAGACATTTAAACAAGCAGGGCGAAGCGGATCTCACGCGGACGATCGACATGGTGATCAACGAAATCCGCAACGATAAGCTGGGGCCGATCAGCTGGGAGCGTCCAATATGA
- a CDS encoding ribonuclease HII: MSHQAGLEYERSFWDQGKHVVGIDEAGRGPIAGPLVVAGAVFDIGYANSEIYDSKALSEKKREMLFSLILKEARCYKIKIVTPEEIDALNIYRATQKAMEEIAREINAEAVLTDAMPLLNCAKPTLSIIKGDQKSLSIAAGSILAKVVRDHIMLGYDRLYPEYGFAKHKGYPTKAHLEAMEKYGVLPFYRKSYGPVARMNQLALDLD; encoded by the coding sequence ATGAGCCATCAGGCTGGATTGGAATATGAACGCAGCTTCTGGGATCAAGGTAAACATGTCGTCGGCATCGACGAAGCCGGACGGGGGCCAATTGCCGGACCGCTGGTGGTCGCCGGAGCCGTGTTTGATATCGGCTATGCCAATTCTGAAATTTATGATTCCAAAGCTCTGAGCGAGAAAAAACGGGAAATGTTGTTTTCGCTGATTCTGAAAGAAGCCCGCTGCTACAAAATTAAAATTGTGACGCCTGAGGAAATTGACGCGCTGAATATCTATCGTGCAACGCAGAAAGCGATGGAGGAAATCGCCCGTGAAATCAACGCGGAAGCCGTGCTGACCGATGCGATGCCGCTGTTAAACTGTGCCAAACCGACACTGTCGATCATCAAGGGAGATCAGAAGAGTCTGTCGATTGCCGCCGGCAGTATTTTGGCGAAGGTCGTTCGGGATCATATCATGCTGGGCTATGATCGGCTGTATCCGGAGTATGGCTTTGCCAAGCATAAAGGCTATCCGACAAAGGCGCATCTGGAAGCGATGGAGAAATACGGCGTACTGCCGTTTTATCGAAAAAGCTACGGTCCGGTTGCCCGAATGAACCAGTTAGCGCTGGATCTGGATTAA
- the dprA gene encoding DNA-processing protein DprA encodes MQKQILGLALKYQGEWEKITLGLKQGEKPPCPAISEKYVTWADAQYPALFRQLRYPPWILFYRGDLSLADLPATGIVGSRKACRYGLTMTERCCAALKDEVIVSGLALGIDGAAHRAALRMCRGTIGIAGCGLDRPYPAYNRDLYEELPKANLLLSEYPPHTPPLKHHFPWRNRLIAALSDRIVVMQAGFHSGTMLTVNEALELNREVWCLPYPAMNKEGEGCNLLISQGAEILLEPAQLTRGPGQWTQACKNRVKSMKF; translated from the coding sequence ATGCAGAAGCAAATATTGGGATTAGCGTTAAAGTATCAGGGAGAATGGGAAAAGATCACACTGGGATTAAAGCAGGGAGAAAAGCCGCCTTGTCCCGCCATTTCAGAAAAGTATGTCACCTGGGCGGATGCTCAATATCCAGCTTTGTTCCGCCAGCTTCGCTATCCGCCCTGGATTCTGTTTTATCGCGGGGATCTGTCCCTGGCAGATTTGCCGGCCACGGGCATTGTCGGTTCGCGTAAGGCCTGCCGGTATGGTTTGACGATGACGGAACGCTGCTGCGCGGCACTGAAGGACGAGGTGATCGTCAGCGGTTTGGCGTTGGGCATCGATGGGGCGGCGCATCGGGCAGCGCTGCGAATGTGCCGGGGAACAATCGGCATTGCCGGATGTGGGTTGGATCGGCCGTATCCGGCGTATAATCGGGATTTGTATGAGGAACTGCCTAAGGCTAATTTACTGCTCAGCGAATATCCGCCGCATACACCGCCGCTGAAACATCATTTTCCCTGGCGCAATCGGCTGATCGCCGCGTTAAGCGATCGCATCGTTGTCATGCAGGCGGGCTTTCACAGCGGAACAATGCTGACAGTCAATGAAGCGCTGGAACTGAATCGGGAAGTTTGGTGTCTGCCTTACCCCGCAATGAATAAAGAAGGGGAAGGCTGCAATCTGCTGATCAGCCAGGGGGCAGAGATTCTATTGGAGCCCGCTCAGCTCACAAGAGGTCCTGGACAATGGACTCAAGCCTGTAAAAACCGTGTTAAATCGATGAAATTTTGA
- the topA gene encoding type I DNA topoisomerase, which translates to MKNLVIVESPSKSKTIEKYLGKDYEVVSSKGHIRDLAIKGKDGLGVDINDNFKATYTVSDDKKETVKELKAKAKKADQVYLATDPDREGEAISWHLASELKLDVDQDNRVVFNEITKDAVLQAFDHPRKIDMDLVHSQETRRILDRIIGFKLSKLLKSKIRSKSAGRVQSVALKLIVEREKEIKAFVPVEYWTLDAKFKEDGKEFSAALAKINGKKAEIHNQEEADQALAACQGEMTVSALKKQVRKKEAKPPLITSTLQQEASTKLGFSAKKTMQVAQRLYEGVELEDHSEGLITYMRTDSTRLSNVFIEAAQGYITERFGKEYWGKYKIKNDENSQDAHEAIRPTSLDNEPEQVKKYLSPDQYKLYKLIYARAVASLMAPSKSNTVSVVLSINGYDFNASGTQLAFEGYLKMVSDYESSKDVLLPDLSEGQKCTPVSLNGNQHFTEPPLRYSEARLIKEMEEQGIGRPSTYSMIIDTIQQRGYVELKKASETSKTKVFFPTEQGELTSQKLEEFFNDIINVRYTANMETELDEIAEGDRDHVQSLKEFYDKFEPLVDNAYQNMEKMEPEKIGEACPECGGELVIRQGRFGKFISCLNYPQCKYTRKIEAPEKEKPEPTGKLCPECGGELLKRKSRYGNYFLGCSNFPKCRHIENIEGEKKPTFRRKGKKKDAE; encoded by the coding sequence ATGAAAAACTTAGTCATTGTCGAGTCGCCGTCAAAATCAAAAACAATCGAAAAATACTTGGGGAAGGATTACGAAGTAGTTTCCTCCAAGGGACATATCCGCGATCTGGCCATCAAAGGAAAGGATGGTCTGGGCGTCGACATCAACGACAACTTCAAAGCGACCTATACGGTCAGCGATGATAAAAAAGAGACCGTCAAAGAATTGAAAGCCAAGGCGAAAAAAGCCGATCAAGTTTATCTGGCAACCGACCCCGACCGCGAAGGTGAGGCTATTTCCTGGCACTTGGCCAGCGAATTAAAGCTGGACGTCGATCAGGATAACCGTGTGGTTTTTAATGAAATTACCAAGGATGCGGTGCTTCAGGCCTTTGATCATCCGCGCAAGATTGATATGGATCTTGTTCATTCCCAAGAAACCCGCCGGATTTTGGACCGGATCATCGGGTTTAAGCTGTCCAAGCTGCTCAAATCGAAAATTCGCAGCAAGTCCGCCGGACGTGTGCAGTCGGTGGCTTTAAAGCTGATCGTGGAGCGGGAAAAGGAAATCAAGGCGTTTGTGCCGGTAGAATACTGGACGCTGGATGCCAAGTTCAAAGAGGACGGCAAGGAATTCAGCGCCGCCCTGGCGAAGATCAACGGGAAGAAGGCTGAAATACACAATCAGGAGGAAGCCGATCAGGCACTGGCAGCCTGCCAGGGCGAGATGACGGTTTCCGCGTTAAAGAAACAAGTCCGTAAAAAGGAAGCCAAGCCGCCGTTAATCACCTCAACGCTGCAGCAGGAAGCATCAACCAAGCTGGGTTTTTCTGCGAAGAAAACGATGCAGGTGGCGCAGAGGCTGTATGAGGGCGTAGAACTGGAAGATCACAGCGAAGGTCTGATCACGTATATGCGTACCGATTCCACCCGTCTGAGCAATGTCTTTATCGAAGCTGCCCAGGGCTATATTACAGAGCGTTTCGGCAAGGAATACTGGGGCAAATACAAGATCAAAAATGATGAAAATTCCCAAGACGCCCACGAGGCGATCCGTCCGACAAGCCTGGACAATGAGCCGGAACAGGTCAAGAAGTATCTGAGTCCGGATCAATACAAACTGTACAAGCTGATCTATGCCCGTGCTGTGGCCTCGCTGATGGCTCCAAGCAAGTCCAATACCGTCAGCGTTGTCCTGTCAATCAACGGTTATGATTTCAATGCCAGCGGCACGCAGTTAGCCTTTGAGGGTTATTTAAAAATGGTTTCCGATTATGAATCGAGCAAGGATGTGCTGCTTCCGGACTTAAGCGAAGGTCAGAAGTGCACGCCGGTTTCGCTCAACGGCAATCAGCATTTTACTGAACCGCCGCTGCGTTATTCCGAAGCCCGGCTGATCAAGGAAATGGAAGAACAGGGAATCGGCCGTCCGTCAACCTATTCGATGATCATTGACACGATTCAGCAGCGCGGCTACGTCGAACTGAAAAAGGCCAGTGAAACAAGTAAGACCAAGGTTTTCTTCCCGACCGAACAGGGGGAGCTGACCTCGCAGAAGCTGGAAGAATTTTTCAATGACATCATCAACGTCCGCTATACAGCGAACATGGAAACCGAGCTGGATGAAATTGCCGAGGGCGATCGGGATCATGTTCAGTCGCTGAAAGAATTTTATGATAAATTTGAGCCGTTAGTCGACAACGCTTATCAGAACATGGAGAAAATGGAACCGGAAAAGATCGGCGAAGCTTGTCCGGAATGTGGTGGCGAACTGGTGATCCGTCAGGGACGGTTCGGCAAGTTCATCAGCTGTCTGAACTATCCGCAATGCAAATACACGCGTAAAATTGAAGCACCGGAAAAAGAGAAGCCGGAACCGACCGGCAAGCTTTGCCCGGAATGCGGTGGGGAGCTGCTTAAGCGGAAAAGCCGTTACGGCAATTACTTCTTAGGCTGTTCCAATTTCCCGAAATGCCGCCACATTGAAAATATTGAAGGGGAAAAGAAGCCGACCTTCCGCCGGAAAGGAAAGAAAAAAGATGCCGAATAG
- the trmFO gene encoding methylenetetrahydrofolate--tRNA-(uracil(54)-C(5))-methyltransferase (FADH(2)-oxidizing) TrmFO has protein sequence MPNRVTVVGAGLAGSEAAWQLAQRHIPVTLIEMRPGKMTPAHKTGSFAELVCSNSLRSDALTNAVGILKEEMRRLDSLIMKVADEFKVPAGSALAVDREAFSQAVTERLSAHPMVEVVHREVTEIPEGPCIIASGPLTSDALSQQIQAFLDQESFYFYDAAAPIIEKDSIDFTKAYFKSRYDKGEADYINCPMDKAQFEAFYEALIHAESAPIHEHEKEIYFEGCMPFEEMARRGEKTLLFGPMKPVGLERPDGSRPYAVVQLRQDNAAASMYNVVGFQTHLKWPEQKRILQMIPGLENCVILRYGVMHRNSYINSPTCLRPTYQTRVREDLFFAGQMTGVEGYIESAASGLNAGIQCARLVLGLDLIPFPQTCMIGAMAHYITHADPKHFQPMNANFGIMPLVQKVKKSERKEAYGIQALKELEQFCRTLTWDTK, from the coding sequence ATGCCGAATAGAGTGACGGTCGTGGGTGCAGGATTAGCTGGCAGCGAAGCGGCTTGGCAGCTGGCGCAGCGCCATATCCCAGTGACGCTCATTGAGATGCGGCCAGGAAAAATGACCCCAGCTCACAAAACCGGCAGCTTTGCCGAACTGGTCTGTTCCAATTCGCTGCGTTCGGATGCCCTGACCAATGCGGTCGGGATTCTGAAAGAAGAAATGCGGCGCTTGGATTCGCTGATCATGAAGGTTGCCGACGAGTTTAAAGTTCCGGCAGGCAGCGCTCTGGCAGTGGATCGTGAGGCGTTTTCGCAGGCGGTTACCGAAAGGCTCAGCGCCCATCCGATGGTGGAGGTCGTGCATCGTGAGGTGACGGAGATCCCAGAGGGACCCTGCATCATCGCCAGCGGACCGCTGACCAGCGACGCGCTGAGTCAACAGATCCAGGCTTTTCTGGATCAGGAATCATTCTACTTTTACGATGCGGCCGCACCGATCATCGAAAAAGATAGCATTGATTTCACCAAGGCCTATTTCAAGTCGCGTTATGACAAGGGTGAGGCCGATTACATCAACTGTCCGATGGACAAGGCTCAGTTTGAAGCTTTTTATGAGGCGCTGATCCATGCGGAAAGCGCGCCGATTCACGAACATGAAAAGGAAATTTACTTTGAGGGCTGCATGCCGTTTGAAGAAATGGCACGGCGCGGGGAGAAAACGCTGTTGTTTGGGCCGATGAAGCCGGTAGGACTGGAACGTCCCGATGGCAGCCGGCCTTATGCCGTCGTGCAGCTGCGTCAGGATAATGCCGCCGCTAGTATGTACAATGTCGTCGGTTTTCAGACGCATTTGAAATGGCCGGAACAAAAACGCATCCTGCAGATGATTCCGGGGCTGGAAAACTGTGTGATCTTACGCTATGGGGTCATGCACCGCAACAGCTATATCAATTCCCCAACCTGTCTGCGTCCGACATATCAGACACGAGTGCGTGAGGATTTATTTTTCGCTGGTCAGATGACGGGGGTGGAAGGCTATATCGAATCCGCGGCCAGCGGCTTAAACGCTGGAATTCAATGTGCCCGGCTGGTTCTGGGACTGGATCTGATCCCGTTTCCGCAAACCTGCATGATCGGAGCGATGGCGCATTATATTACCCATGCCGATCCGAAGCATTTTCAGCCGATGAATGCGAATTTCGGCATCATGCCGTTAGTTCAGAAAGTAAAAAAGAGTGAACGCAAGGAAGCCTATGGCATCCAGGCGCTGAAGGAGCTGGAACAGTTTTGCCGCACGCTGACATGGGACACGAAGTAA
- the xerA gene encoding site-specific tyrosine recombinase/integron integrase: protein MPHADMGHEVTPQEKAAAQLRIRVDEFIEFIVARRSGSAATADGYRRDLERFAAFLAEKEIADFGQVDKALMFDYVSLLRSGKITRGKISDSSFSRMLSTLRSFYHYLNRYQGLRVNPTRGLHSPKLNRTIPEFLTFDQMMTLFDSFDCEDPAALRNRAILETMYACGLRVSEVCSLTLNELDLDERILTVSGKGGKQRIVPFYKRLRTLLIRYLKESRALYLKEEHGVVFVSQRGAPITPRAVQMILAQAGQDAGLNQPLHPHMLRHSFATHLLDNGVDLRTVQELLGHSSLSTTQIYTHVTVDRLKKSVDDAHPHSHERSKNQINA from the coding sequence TTGCCGCACGCTGACATGGGACACGAAGTAACCCCGCAGGAAAAGGCAGCGGCTCAGCTGAGGATTCGGGTGGATGAGTTTATCGAATTCATCGTTGCCCGCCGCAGCGGCTCGGCTGCCACGGCCGACGGCTATCGTCGGGATCTGGAACGCTTCGCCGCTTTTCTGGCAGAAAAGGAGATTGCGGATTTCGGCCAGGTCGATAAAGCACTGATGTTTGACTATGTTTCGCTTTTGCGCAGCGGAAAGATTACCCGCGGCAAAATCAGCGACAGTTCTTTTTCACGGATGTTGTCGACGCTGCGTTCGTTCTATCATTATCTTAACCGCTATCAGGGCCTGCGGGTCAACCCGACGCGGGGGCTGCATTCCCCCAAGCTGAACCGAACGATTCCGGAGTTTCTGACGTTTGATCAGATGATGACGCTGTTTGATTCCTTTGACTGCGAAGATCCGGCAGCGCTGCGCAACCGCGCGATTCTGGAAACGATGTACGCCTGCGGTCTTCGGGTCAGTGAAGTTTGTTCCTTAACCCTGAATGAGCTGGATCTTGATGAGCGGATTCTGACCGTCAGCGGCAAGGGCGGCAAGCAGCGGATCGTTCCCTTTTATAAACGGCTGCGGACACTGTTAATCCGATATCTAAAGGAGTCGCGGGCGCTGTATCTGAAAGAAGAGCATGGAGTGGTGTTTGTTTCCCAGCGCGGTGCGCCGATCACCCCGCGTGCTGTGCAGATGATCCTGGCTCAGGCGGGGCAGGATGCCGGACTGAATCAGCCGCTGCATCCGCATATGCTGCGGCACTCGTTTGCGACGCATCTGCTCGACAACGGCGTGGATCTGAGGACGGTGCAGGAGCTTTTGGGACACAGCTCGCTCTCGACGACGCAGATTTATACGCATGTCACCGTCGATCGGCTCAAGAAATCGGTCGACGATGCCCATCCGCATTCCCATGAGCGTTCAAAAAATCAAATAAATGCCTGA
- the rpsB gene encoding 30S ribosomal protein S2 has translation MSVVSMRKMLESGVHFGHQTRRWDPKMKPYIYTAKNGVYIIDLAKTQQKLDEAYEAMKAIAEKGGKVLFVGTKKQAQSVVLDEALRSGSFYVNQRWLGGILTNYRTIQKRIKRLLEIEEMEASGSINVYPKKEVAQIRKEAARLENFLGGIKEMKKLPDAIFVVDPKEEHNAVAEAKKLNIPVFAMVDTNCNPEEVDYPIPSNDDAIRSVKLIIGVLADAIVETKGGLLSYAYQEDQEAEDITMKEVIINVEQQAEENERRRRQRNEERRPRNNRYGDNKRFTPRRENAEAAKAAEAAPAAEAKPAEAAKEAK, from the coding sequence ATGTCAGTTGTATCTATGCGTAAAATGCTCGAAAGCGGCGTTCATTTCGGACACCAGACCCGTCGTTGGGATCCGAAGATGAAACCGTATATCTACACAGCGAAAAACGGTGTTTACATCATCGATTTAGCCAAGACACAGCAGAAGCTGGATGAAGCTTATGAAGCCATGAAGGCGATTGCTGAAAAGGGCGGCAAGGTTCTGTTTGTCGGCACCAAGAAGCAGGCTCAGAGCGTTGTTCTGGATGAAGCTCTGCGTTCCGGTTCTTTCTATGTCAACCAGCGTTGGCTGGGCGGCATTCTGACGAACTACCGCACAATTCAGAAGCGCATCAAGCGGCTTTTGGAAATTGAAGAAATGGAAGCTTCCGGATCGATCAATGTTTATCCGAAGAAGGAAGTCGCTCAGATCCGCAAGGAAGCAGCTCGTCTGGAAAACTTCTTAGGCGGCATCAAAGAAATGAAGAAACTGCCGGATGCAATCTTCGTTGTCGATCCGAAGGAAGAACACAACGCGGTTGCTGAAGCGAAGAAGCTGAACATTCCCGTCTTTGCGATGGTTGACACCAACTGCAATCCAGAAGAAGTCGATTACCCGATTCCTTCCAATGATGATGCAATTCGTTCGGTAAAACTGATCATCGGCGTATTGGCGGATGCGATTGTTGAAACCAAGGGCGGTCTGTTAAGCTATGCTTATCAGGAAGATCAGGAAGCGGAAGACATCACGATGAAGGAAGTCATCATCAACGTTGAACAGCAGGCGGAAGAAAACGAACGCCGCCGTCGTCAGAGAAACGAAGAACGCCGTCCGCGCAACAACCGCTATGGCGATAACAAGCGTTTCACACCGCGCCGCGAAAATGCTGAAGCTGCCAAGGCTGCTGAAGCTGCACCAGCTGCTGAAGCAAAACCGGCAGAAGCTGCAAAGGAGGCAAAATAG